Proteins from one Halopseudomonas pelagia genomic window:
- a CDS encoding saccharopine dehydrogenase family protein — translation MKKNVLIIGAGGVAQVVVHKCAQHNDVLGNIHIASRTVEKCQQLVDSVREKGSLKVAGELQAHALDALDVEATKALIAKTRSQIVINVGSAFVNMSVLQACIETGAAYLDTAIHEDPSRICETPPWYANYEWKRRELCEANGITAILGIGFDPGVVNAYAALAVSDYFDSVSDIDIIDINAGSHGKYFATNFDPEINFREFTGTVWSWQNSQWVSNKMFEVKRTDDLPVVGAHTSYMTGHDEVHSLSQNLKVANVRFWMGFGEHYINVFTVLNSLGLLSEQPVTTAEGLEVVPLKVVKAVLPDPSSLAPDYQGKTCIGDLIKGKKDGEDREIFIYNVADHAEAYQEVGSQGISYTAGVPPVAAALLIASGEWDVQKMANVEELPPKPFLKLMNEMGLPTRIRDEDGDRPLNF, via the coding sequence ATGAAGAAAAACGTTCTGATTATTGGTGCCGGTGGTGTTGCTCAGGTTGTCGTGCACAAGTGCGCGCAGCATAACGATGTGCTGGGTAATATTCATATTGCTTCACGTACGGTGGAAAAATGCCAACAGCTGGTCGACAGCGTACGGGAAAAGGGCAGCCTCAAGGTTGCCGGTGAATTGCAAGCGCATGCGCTGGATGCTCTCGATGTCGAGGCGACCAAAGCGCTGATTGCCAAGACACGGTCGCAAATCGTCATCAATGTCGGATCGGCTTTCGTCAATATGTCCGTGCTGCAAGCCTGTATCGAAACCGGTGCAGCCTACCTGGATACCGCGATCCATGAGGATCCGAGCAGGATCTGTGAAACCCCGCCCTGGTACGCCAACTACGAGTGGAAGCGTCGCGAGCTGTGCGAAGCCAACGGCATCACCGCTATTCTGGGGATCGGCTTTGATCCGGGTGTGGTCAATGCCTACGCGGCACTGGCAGTCAGCGACTATTTCGACAGCGTCAGCGATATTGACATCATCGATATCAACGCTGGTAGCCACGGCAAGTACTTCGCTACCAACTTTGACCCGGAGATCAACTTCCGCGAGTTCACCGGTACCGTCTGGTCCTGGCAGAACAGCCAATGGGTCAGCAACAAGATGTTTGAGGTCAAGCGCACTGACGATTTGCCAGTGGTCGGCGCACACACCAGCTATATGACTGGCCATGATGAAGTGCATTCGCTGTCGCAGAATCTCAAGGTGGCGAACGTGCGCTTCTGGATGGGCTTTGGCGAGCATTACATCAATGTGTTCACCGTGCTCAACAGCCTGGGCCTGCTCTCGGAACAGCCGGTGACTACCGCCGAAGGGCTGGAAGTGGTGCCGTTGAAAGTGGTCAAGGCGGTGTTGCCTGATCCGTCGTCGCTGGCGCCGGATTACCAGGGTAAAACCTGTATCGGCGATCTGATCAAGGGCAAGAAGGATGGCGAGGACCGCGAGATATTCATCTACAACGTCGCCGACCACGCCGAGGCTTATCAGGAAGTAGGCAGCCAGGGGATTTCCTATACCGCCGGTGTGCCGCCGGTAGCGGCTGCACTGTTGATCGCCAGCGGTGAGTGGGATGTGCAAAAGATGGCCAACGTCGAAGAACTGCCGCCCAA
- the nspC gene encoding carboxynorspermidine decarboxylase: MIKTPYYLIDKSKLLRNLEKIAYVREHSGAKALLALKCFATWSVFDLMQQYMDGTTSSSLYEVKLGRLKFGGETHAYSVAYGDDEIEEVLAHSDKIIFNSISQLERFADASDLHVRGLRLNPGVSSSEFLIADPSRPFSRLGEWDAEKIADVIDQVSGFMIHNNCENSDFGLFDQMLSQIEERFGELLEQVEWVSLGGGIHFTGEGYPLDAFCERLKRFAERYDVQVYLEPGEAAITMSTSLEVSVLDTLYNGKQLAVVDSSIEAHMLDLLIYRQPAKMEPCEGEHEYMVCGKSCLAGDIFGEFRFDKPLKVGDRLSFIDAAGYTMVKKNWFNGVKMPSIAVRQLDGEIELVREFGFEDFVNGLS, translated from the coding sequence GTGATCAAGACGCCGTATTACCTGATCGACAAGAGCAAGCTGCTGCGCAATCTGGAAAAGATTGCCTATGTACGCGAACACTCCGGGGCCAAGGCATTGCTGGCGCTGAAGTGTTTTGCCACCTGGTCGGTATTCGATCTGATGCAGCAATATATGGACGGCACCACTTCTTCGTCGCTGTATGAGGTCAAGCTCGGCCGTCTTAAGTTCGGCGGCGAGACCCATGCCTATAGCGTCGCCTATGGCGATGATGAGATCGAGGAAGTGCTGGCGCATTCGGACAAGATCATCTTCAACTCGATCAGTCAGCTTGAGCGCTTTGCCGATGCCTCTGACCTGCATGTGCGCGGGCTGCGCCTGAACCCAGGCGTCAGCAGTTCGGAATTCCTGATCGCCGACCCTTCGCGTCCCTTCAGCCGTCTGGGCGAGTGGGATGCCGAGAAGATCGCCGATGTGATCGATCAGGTCTCCGGCTTCATGATTCACAACAACTGTGAGAACAGTGACTTCGGCCTGTTCGACCAGATGCTCAGCCAGATTGAAGAGCGGTTTGGCGAGTTGCTCGAGCAGGTCGAATGGGTCAGCCTGGGTGGCGGCATTCATTTCACCGGCGAGGGCTACCCGCTGGATGCTTTCTGCGAGCGGCTCAAGCGTTTTGCCGAGCGTTACGACGTGCAGGTGTATCTGGAGCCCGGTGAGGCGGCCATCACCATGAGCACCTCACTGGAAGTGTCGGTGCTCGATACCCTGTATAACGGCAAGCAACTGGCAGTGGTCGACAGCTCCATCGAGGCGCATATGCTCGACCTGCTGATTTATCGTCAGCCAGCGAAGATGGAACCCTGTGAAGGTGAGCATGAGTACATGGTGTGCGGCAAGTCGTGTCTGGCGGGTGATATTTTCGGCGAGTTCCGTTTTGACAAGCCATTGAAGGTCGGTGATCGCCTGTCATTTATCGATGCGGCTGGTTACACCATGGTCAAGAAGAACTGGTTCAACGGGGTGAAAATGCCATCCATTGCCGTGCGGCAGCTGGACGGCGAGATCGAACTGGTCCGTGAGTTCGGATTCGAAGACTTTGTCAACGGCCTCTCCTGA
- a CDS encoding alkyl/aryl-sulfatase has product MRYRPLLLTSILTASCTLNAFAEPKPAESYTAERNKAVLDALPFANTQAFDDARRGFIAEWPEGKVIDSEGKTAWNMAAYAFLNGKAAPDTVNPSLWRQAQLNAIHGLFEVTEGMYQIRGMDLANMTIIEGKTGLIIIDPLLTPATAKAGLDLYYQNRPQKPVVAVLYTHNHADHFGGVKGVIDEADVRAGKVKVYAPYGFMQHAISENVIAGNAMTRRATYQFGAQVPPGERGHVDTGLGKALGSGPITLIAPTDTVPDDAKLTIDGIDIEFQMAHGTEAESEMMMYFPQFKVLNTAEITSQHLHNIYTIRGAAIRDASAWSHYIDKALERFGDRADILIAQHHWPIWEQKQAQHFLGVQRDLYKFIHDQSVRMMNKGHLAGDIAENIKLPKSLDQEWYARGYYGTLKHNARAIYQRYMGWYDANPANLDPLPPQENASKTISYMGGMDKLLEQARADFAKGEYRWVAWVMSQAVFAEPGNQAARELGADALEQLGYQAEAGTWRGAYLTGAQELREGTAEPRRGNALSPDLLQALEAGMFFDLLAVRLNAEKAEGQHLVINWSLTDIDEQYRLNLQNSTLTYRAGSLADNADASVSMTRATLDRILLRQLTFPDAVKAGDISVEGNPKAFFGLLQLIEEPPTNFAIIEPVAR; this is encoded by the coding sequence ATGCGCTACCGCCCGTTGCTGTTAACCAGCATCCTCACCGCAAGCTGCACCCTGAATGCTTTCGCTGAACCCAAGCCTGCAGAATCCTATACCGCTGAGCGCAACAAGGCGGTTCTCGACGCCCTGCCCTTCGCCAATACCCAGGCATTTGATGACGCCAGGCGAGGATTTATCGCCGAGTGGCCTGAAGGCAAAGTCATCGACAGCGAGGGCAAAACGGCCTGGAATATGGCGGCCTACGCTTTCTTGAATGGTAAAGCAGCCCCGGACACGGTCAATCCCAGTCTCTGGCGTCAGGCACAGTTGAACGCGATACACGGCCTGTTCGAAGTCACCGAAGGCATGTACCAGATTCGCGGCATGGATCTGGCCAACATGACCATTATTGAAGGCAAGACCGGCCTGATCATTATTGATCCGCTGCTGACGCCGGCCACCGCCAAGGCCGGTCTGGATCTGTACTACCAGAACCGTCCGCAAAAACCGGTGGTTGCCGTGCTCTACACCCACAACCACGCCGATCATTTTGGCGGGGTAAAAGGTGTGATCGATGAGGCGGATGTGCGCGCAGGCAAGGTAAAGGTCTATGCTCCGTACGGCTTCATGCAGCACGCCATATCCGAAAACGTGATAGCCGGTAATGCCATGACCCGTCGTGCCACCTACCAGTTTGGGGCGCAGGTGCCACCGGGTGAACGCGGTCATGTGGATACCGGCCTGGGCAAAGCGCTGGGCAGCGGCCCCATTACCCTGATCGCCCCGACTGACACAGTGCCTGATGATGCGAAACTGACCATTGACGGCATCGACATCGAATTCCAGATGGCCCACGGCACCGAAGCCGAGTCGGAAATGATGATGTATTTCCCGCAGTTCAAAGTGCTCAATACCGCGGAAATCACCAGCCAGCATCTGCACAACATCTACACCATTCGCGGCGCAGCCATTCGCGATGCCAGCGCCTGGTCGCACTATATCGACAAGGCACTCGAGCGCTTTGGCGACCGCGCTGACATTCTTATCGCCCAGCACCATTGGCCGATCTGGGAGCAGAAACAGGCTCAGCATTTTCTCGGCGTACAAAGAGATCTGTACAAGTTCATTCATGACCAGTCGGTACGGATGATGAACAAGGGCCACCTGGCGGGCGATATTGCCGAGAACATCAAGCTGCCGAAAAGCCTCGACCAGGAATGGTATGCGCGCGGCTATTACGGCACGCTGAAGCACAATGCTCGGGCCATCTATCAGCGCTATATGGGCTGGTACGACGCCAACCCAGCCAATCTGGATCCGTTGCCGCCACAAGAGAATGCGAGCAAAACCATCAGCTATATGGGCGGCATGGACAAGCTGCTGGAGCAGGCCCGTGCAGATTTTGCCAAGGGTGAATACCGCTGGGTAGCCTGGGTCATGAGTCAGGCCGTATTTGCCGAACCGGGCAACCAGGCAGCTCGCGAACTGGGCGCTGATGCACTTGAGCAGTTGGGCTACCAAGCAGAAGCGGGCACCTGGCGCGGCGCCTATCTGACCGGCGCCCAGGAGTTGCGCGAGGGCACAGCTGAGCCGCGCCGCGGCAACGCACTGTCGCCAGATCTGTTACAGGCTCTGGAAGCCGGCATGTTCTTCGATCTGTTGGCAGTGCGTCTGAATGCAGAAAAAGCCGAAGGCCAACACCTTGTGATCAACTGGAGCCTGACCGATATCGACGAGCAGTATCGCTTGAACCTGCAGAACTCGACCCTGACTTACCGCGCTGGCAGCCTGGCCGATAATGCCGATGCCAGCGTCAGTATGACGCGCGCCACCCTGGACCGTATTCTGCTGCGCCAACTGACTTTCCCCGACGCGGTCAAGGCGGGCGACATCAGCGTGGAGGGCAACCCCAAGGCGTTTTTCGGTTTGCTGCAACTCATTGAGGAACCGCCTACCAACTTCGCGATTATCGAGCCGGTCGCGCGATAA